From the Primulina tabacum isolate GXHZ01 chromosome 3, ASM2559414v2, whole genome shotgun sequence genome, one window contains:
- the LOC142538792 gene encoding zinc finger protein ZAT5, protein MMNMEIMEEFAGSSDQTVVKGKRTKRPRPSYSTTSSGGDGGGGEIWSTVSSPTTSSGISTSTEEDEDMANCLILLARGGFPPGEMAAPEKFVSRKFTEMSATANGSKVGIFVYECKTCSRTFPSFQALGGHRASHKKPKSAAENDRKKPLPVDDDQEEEEGKFAGLNHNIAPPTSSELMNHKTLQLGNKPKIHECSICGSEFASGQALGGHMRRHRSATNTAQPPDVGEKPRKNMLALDLNLPAPPEDDHRETNLNQFPANQQRRLVLSAATLVDCHY, encoded by the coding sequence ATGATGAATATGGAAATCATGGAAGAGTTTGCAGGCTCCAGCGATCAAACCGTCGTCAAAGGGAAACGGACCAAGCGACCAAGGCCATCGTACTCCACCACGTCAAGCGGGGGAGATGGCGGAGGTGGAGAGATTTGGTCAACAGTTTCATCTCCCACAACCTCTAGTGGAATATCAACTAGCACGGAGGAAGACGAGGATATGGCTAACTGTTTGATTCTGTTGGCACGAGGTGGGTTTCCTCCGGGAGAAATGGCGGCGCCGGAGAAATTTGTAAGCCGGAAATTCACGGAGATGTCCGCAACAGCAAACGGATCGAAAGTGGGAATCTTCGTTTACGAGTGTAAAACTTGCAGCAGAACTTTTCCATCGTTTCAAGCATTGGGTGGGCATCGAGCCAGCCACAAGAAGCCTAAATCAGCCGCAGAGAATGATCGGAAAAAGCCCCTCCCTGTGGATGATGATCAAGAGGAAGAAGAAGGGAAGTTCGCTGGTCTTAATCATAACATAGCTCCTCCAACTTCATCTGAACTAATGAACCACAAAACCTTACAACTCGGGAACAAGCCAAAAATTCACGAGTGTTCCATTTGTGGGTCGGAGTTTGCGTCTGGCCAAGCATTAGGAGGCCACATGAGGAGGCACAGATCCGCTACTAACACGGCGCAGCCGCCTGACGTCGGCGAGAAACCAAGAAAAAATATGTTAGCATTGGACCTCAACCTGCCAGCGCCGCCGGAAGATGATCACCGGGAGACAAACTTGAACCAGTTCCCGGCGAACCAGCAGCGGCGTCTTGTATT